The sequence GACGCCGCCGAGGCCATCGCGCTCTCCGACCTGGCCGCCCTGCACTTCATGCAGGGCCGGGCCGGCGAGGCGCTCGTCCTGACCGACCAGGCGCTCGGGCTCTGGCGCGGCCTCGGCGTCCGGTCGCGCGTCCAGCGCTGTCTGAACAACCGGGGGCTGCTGCTCGAAAGCCTGGGCCGGTACGCGGAGTGCGAGACCGCCCTGCGGGAGAGCCTCGAACTGGCGCGGGAGTCGGGCGATCCGGACGGCGAGGCCGTCGCCTACAGCAACCTCGGCAATCTGTACGAGCACAGCGACCCGCGCGCCGCCATCGAGTGGCACGAGCGGAGCCTCGCGCTCGGGGAGGCCATGGGCGACTCACGGGTCCGCGAGTCCGGGCACTGCAACATCGGGTACGCCCACCTCACGCTCGGCGAACCGGCCGGTGCGCTGGAGCACTTCGACCGTGCCCTGAGCGTCTCGGACGGGGTCGACTGGCAGAGCGGCTCGCAGACCCGGCTCGGTCTGGTGCGCGCGCTGCGCGACCTCGACCGCTCGGAGCGGGCCGCCCGGGAGTGCGCCCTGCTGCTGGAGCGGGCCGAGCGGCGCGCCGACCGCTACACCGCGGGGCTCGCCCGGCACCAGCAGGGCCTGCTGCTGCGGTCGGCGGGCCGCACCGAGGAGGCGTACGAGCAGTGGGTACTGGCCCTCGACGAACTCGACGGCACCGACAGCCCGGTGGTCGAGGAGCTGAGGGACCTGCTGCTGAGCCGGATCGGCTGACCCCCGCTCACCAGGCCAACGGGCTCACCGGGCTCACCGAGATCACCGGGCCGGCCGAAATCAGCGCTCTCACCGGACTCGGCACCCTCATCACGCTCATCACGCTCACTTCGCGTCCGCGTAGCACTTCACGACCGCCGTGGTGAACGGGAACCGCACCGGTGTCTGTCCGAACGTCAGCCGTCCCGCCTCCTCCGCCGCCTCCCGGATCGCCAGGACCACCGCGTCGGCCTCCTCCGCCGGGCAGTGCACCATCACCTCGTCGTGCTGGAAGAAGACCAGCTCGGCCGCCATGTCCCGGCAGGCGCGCCGGAGCCCGGCCAGCACCAGGAGCGTCCAGTCGGCGGCACTGCCCTGCACCACGAAGTTACGGGCGAAGCGGCCCCGGGCACGGGAGTTGCTGGACGCGTACCCGGGCACCCAGTCCTGGGCGCCCTCCTGCTCGGCGCCCTCGCCCGCACCACCCGGACCCCCTCCGCCGGTCTGCTCGCTGTCCGGGATCCCCGCCTCCTCGCCCGAGGAGTCCGACCCCGCCGCCGGTGGGCAGGTGCGGCCCAGCCAGGTCCGTACGAGGCGGCCCTCCTCGCCCGCGCGCGCCGCGTCGTCCACGTACGCCACCGCCTTGGGGAAGCGGCGGCGCAGTTGTGCGAGGTTCTTGAGGCCGTCGCCGGACGTCTGGCCGTAGACCGCGCCGAGGACGGCGAGCTTCGCCTGCGCGCGGTCGCCGGAGAAGGCCCGGTCGGAGACGGACTGGTAGAGGTCGCTCTCACGCCCCGCCACCTCCATCAGACCGGGGTCGCGGGAGATCGCGGCCAGGACGCGCGGCTCCATCTGGTCGGCGTCCGCCACGACGAGCCGCCAGCCGGGGTCGGCGACCGCGGCCCTGCGTATGACCTTGGGGATCTGCAGGGCGCCGCCGCCGTTGGTCACCCAGCGGCCGGTGACGGTGCCGCCCGCCTGGTACTCCGGTCTGAACCGCCCGTCCCGCACCCAGTCCTGGAGCCACGACCAGCCGTGGGCGACCCAGATCCGGTACAGCTTCTTGTACTCGACCAGGGGCTTCACCGCAGGGTGGTCGATGGTCTCGATCTCCCAGCGCCGTGTGGACTTCACCTTGATCCCCGCCTGCGCGAAAGCCTTGACGACATCCGCGGGCAGGTCGGGCCGGACCCGGCGGCCGAACGCCGCCGACACCTCCTCCGTCAGCTCGGCCAGCCGCCGTGGCTCGCCGCCGCCCGCGTACCGCTCGCCGAGCAGTTCGTGCAGGACCTCGCGGTGCACGTCCGTGCTCCACGGCAGCCCGGTCTCGTTCATCTCGGTCGCCACGAGCATGCCCGCCGACTCCGACGCCGTGAGCAGCCGCATCCGCTCGGGCCGCGCGGTCGCGTCATGTCTTCGCTGCTGGTCCCCGTACACCTCGATGAGCTGGGCCAGCGATACGTGGCTGCCGGGGCCGGGGCGCGGCTCGAAGAGAGAGGACTGCGAGCCGGGCTCGGCCGAACGCTGCGGAGGGTCGGGCGGTACGGGCCCGCCGCGCAGTCTCGCCAGCGCGGCGGCGGCCGAACGGGGCTCGCCGAGCCGTCCCTCGTGGCCCAGCAGGAGGGTCTCGGCGGCCTCCAGGTCGTAACACCGCTCCACCCGGACACCCTCGGCGCGCAGCCGTGGGTAGACCTCCGCCGTCGCCCGCCACACCCAGCGGGTGACGTCCGGCCGGGAGCGTACGGACTCGGCGAGGTCCGGCTCCCGCAGGAGCGGTCCGGCGGGCAGCCCGTCGGGGCCGAGGGGGGCGAGCTCGACGCCGCCGTCCTCGGCCGGCGCGAGAGCCCACCGTCCGGTCATGACGCGAGTCTCGCAGGAGGGTCTGACAACGGCCCTGAACTGCCGGTTCAGGGCCGTGATCGCGCCGGGTCATGCCCGGTCAGCGGGCCGGTCGGTCCTCCTGGAGGGACTTGCGCACCTTCTCCAGCGCCTTTGCGATGTTCGCCTCGACCGCCGTCTTGTCGACGCCGAGCCCGCTGAGGAGGCCCGCGCCGTCCTCGTGCTCCAGCAGCGCGAGCAGGATGTGCTCCGTGCCGATGTAGTTGTGGCCGAGCCGGAGGGCCTCGCGGAAGGTGAGTTCGAGGGATTTCTTGGCGTTGCTGTCGAAGGGGATGAGCGCGGGCAGGCTCTCCGCGCGCGGGGGGAGCGCGGCGGTGGCGGCCTCGCGCACGGCGTCCAGGGTGATGCCCTGCGCGGTGATCGCCTGCGCCCCGAGGCCCTCCGACTCGGCGATCAGGCCGAGGATCAGATGCTCGGTGCGGATCTGGTCGTTGCCCGCGTTCCTGGCCTCCTCCTGGGAGACCACCACCACGTTCCTGGCACGTGGCGTGTAGCGGCTGAAGCCCTGGCTCGGGTCGAGGTCCGACTCGGCCTTCGGTACGAAGCGCTTCTGCGCGGCCTGCCGGGTGACCCCCATGCTCCTGCCGATGTCCGTCCAGGAGGCGCCCGAACGCCGGGCCTGGTCCACGAAGTGCCCGATCAGATGGTCGGCCACGTCGCCGAGGTGGTCCGCGGCGATCACCGCGTCCTGGAGCTGGTCGAGAGCGTCTTCGTGGACCTTCTTGATGGCCTCGATGAGGTCGTCGAGGCGTACGGAAGTGGTGACGCGTGGATTCGTGGTCATGTGTCAACCGTAGGTTGACAGTCGAGAGGTGTCAACCTCGCGTTGACACTCGGGTCGGGTCGGTCGGGTCGGGTCTGGTCCGGGCAGGTCCGGTCGGCTCCAGCCGGGTCTGGTCGGGCCTGGCTGCTTGCCGGGTGGTCACCCGGCCGGCCACCCGTTCCACCCATGACACGATCGACGGATGAGTAGTACGTCCTCCACGGTGGAGCGCGCCTTCGCGGCCGCCCTCTACGCCGACTCCGACGCGGCCCTCGACACCGGCGCCTCCCTGCTCGCCGCCGACCCCGCCTCCGACGCCGAACTCGCCCGCCGTGGCGAGGAGTTCGTCGCGGCGGCCTGGCGGCGCGGCTGGCAGCCCGCCGACGTCGTACGCGTCGTGCGGCGCGAGCTGGACGACGTGCACGAACGCCTCGTGTCGGAGCTGGTCCTCGCCGAGGCCCGCCGGGACCGCGCGCCCCGGAGCCCGCGCTGGGCGGCGCAGCTGGAGGAGCTGGCCGCCGGGCCGGGCACACCCCGCGCGGACCGCGCGGACCGTTTCCAGTACGCGACCGCGGCCCTGGAGCTGTACCGCCTGCTGCTGCGGCTGCCCACCCTGGAGCCGCTGGACGCACACGTACCCCGCCCGTCCGGGGGCACCGCGGCCCCACGGGACACCCGCATGCTCACCCGTATCCGCGCGCTCCTCGCCAAGGCGGAGGCGACCGGCTTCCCGGAGGAGGCGGAGGCGCTGAGCGCCAAGGCGCAGGAGCTGATGGCGCGGCACAGCATCGACGGGGCGCTGCTCGCGGCGCGCACGCACGCCAAGGACGCGCCCGGCGCCTGCCGGATCGGCGTCGATCCGCCGTACGAGACCGCCAAGGCGGTCCTCCTCGATGCGGTGGCCGGGGCCAACCGGTGCCGCGCGGTGTGGATCGAGGCCCTCGGCTTCTCCACCGTCGTCGGCTTCGAGCCCGACCTGGAGGCGGTCGAACTCCTCTACACCTCGCTCCTCGTACAGGCCACGACCGCGATGACGAAGGCGGAGGCGGCCCAGCGCGCGGGCGGCAGGAAGCGTACGAAGTCCTTCCGGCAGTCCTTCCTCGCCGCGTACGCGCATCGCATCGGCGACCGGCTGGCCGACGCGGCCGAGGGGCAGGTGACCGCCACGGAGGGGGAGACGGCCGCCACGCGGGGGGAGTTGCTGCCGGTCCTCGCGGCTCGCGACGTCGCGGTCACGGAGGAGGCGGAACGCATGTTCCCGGACACCGTCACGACCCGGATGCGCGGGGTGAACGACGCGGCCGGCTGGGAGGAGGGAGCCGCGGCGGCGGACCGCGCCCAGGTGAGGGCGCGACCGCCGCTGCGCAGGCCGTAGTCGCGCCCAGGTGAGGGCACGACCGCCGCTGCGCAGGCCGTAGTCGCCCGTCCCCCCGACCGGACCGGACCGGTCCTGGTCTCCTAGTCGCCCGTCCGCTGCACCGGGGTCACCGACGCGTCGGGCTCGCCCTCGCTCCGCAGGGACACCTCGCCGTACTTCCAGGCGAAGGACAGCTCGGCGTCGGCCCCGGGCAGCTTGTACTCGACGGTCTTCACCGCGGCGGCCTTCTGGGCGTCACCTGCGGGCCCTCGGACGTACGTGATCGTGAAGCCGACCGTCTCGTCCTTCTGCACGGTCAGCTTCTCCGGCTCCGCGGACTTCTCCGGAGCGACGGACAGGGCGGTGCCGCCGGCGTCCAGGCCGACGGTGGGGAAGCCCTTCAGCGTGCAGTCGGCTCCGGAGCCGTTGGTGAGGGTGACGGAGACGGTCCCGGTGTCGCCCGCGGCCGGGGCCTCGCTCGCGACGACCTCCTGGCCGAGCTTGTCGGCCGCGCAGGCGGTCGAAGAAGCCGACGAACCGTTCTTCCCGCCGCCGGTCTTCTTGTCACCGCCGTCACCGTCGTCGCCTCCGCAGGCGGTCAGGGTCAGGGCGAGCGTCGCCGCGAGGGCGGTGACGGCGATCGGCAGGGTGCGCATGGATTTCCTCTGGCCTCAGGGTCGTACTGCTGGTGGCGATGTCGGTGGTGACAGTGACAGTGACAGTGACGGTCATGGTGATGGTGGCGGTGCTCGTAGATCATCATGCGGTTCCGTGTGCCGGTATTCCACCGCCGGTTGAACCTTCACACGTTGCCGGTCGCGGATACTCCGCCTCTCCCGCCCCTCCCGTACGCTGGCGCAGTGAGCTGGCGACGAGCGCTTAAGGACACCGCGCGCTCGGGGCTCGCCGTGGAGAAGACGCGGCTCGAACCTCTCGTCGCGGTGCGCGGAGCGGTGGGGCTCGCGATCGTGATCGCGGTGAGCCTGTGGGCCTTCGGACCCGCCGCCGCCGCGAGTTCGGCGTTCGGCGCGTTCCAGGCGGCGATCGCGACCTTCCAGCGCAGCTGGCGCCCCCGCCCCGAACTGGCCCTCGCCTCCGGTACGAGTCTCGCCGTCTCCACCTTCCTCGGCTACCTCACGATCTCCCAGGAGCCGCTCTTCCTCGCACTGCTGGTGGTGTGGACGTTCGCGGCGGGGATGAGCTGGGCCGCGGGCCCGACCATCGGTCTGATCGCGTCCTCGAACGTGGCGATCATGCTGGTGACGGTCACCCTGCCGACCTCTGTCGCCCAGGCCGCGGGTCACGCCGCCATGATGATCGTGGGCGGAGTCGTCCAGGCCGCGCTGATCGTGCTGTTCCCCGTACGCCGCTGGGGTGCCCACCGTGACGCGCTCGCCGACGCCCTGGCCGCCGAGGCGGACTACGCGCGCAGGCTGCGCCACGATCCCCTCGCGTCCTTCGACCCGCTGCCCCTGATGGAGGCCCGCAACGCGGCCGCCGTCACACCCCGCCAGGCCCGCCGCCGGCCCGCCGAACTGCACGGCGCCCGCGGCATCGCCGAGCGCATCCGCCCGGTCCTCGCCTCGCTCGCCGACCCGGCGATGGGAGTCCCGGCGGAGGGGCACGCCCGCGACCGCGTCCGTGAACTGCTCAATGCCGCCGGCGCCATCCTCGACGCGGCGGCCCACGCGATCCGCCGGGGCGAGCCGGTCAAGGTCCCGGCCGCGGCCCTGGCCACCTTCCGCACCCCGGACACCGGGAGCATCCTCACCGGCCGCCCCTACCGCGCGGCGTCCCGCCTCAACACCCTCCTCCAGGACGTACTGGAAACGGCGGGCGGCAGCTCTCCCAAGAGCACTCCTGAGCCCGCTCTCAAGGGCACCCGGGCGGGAACGCCGAGTGCCCGCAGCCGCCCCACCCTCCTCGCGCTGATCCCCACCGCGCTCCAGGCCATGCGCAAGGAATTCAGCAGGGGTTCCCCGATCACCCGGCACGCCACGCGGGTGTCCGCGGTCGCCGCCGTGGGTTACGTCCTCGGCACCGCGCTGCCCCTCGGACACGGCTACTGGGCCCCGCTGACCTCGGTCATGGTCATGCGCCCGGACTTCTCGCAGACGTACAGCCGGGCGGTGGCCCGGCTCGGCGGCACCGTCGTCGGGGTGGCCGTGGCCACGGCCGTGGTGCGGCTGGCGGACCCGGGCACGTACCTCTCCGGCACCCTGGCCGTGGTGAGTGCCGCGCTCATGTACCTACTGATGCGCACGGGCCAGTTCGCCGCCCAGGGCTGCATCGCCGCGTACGTGGTCTTCCTGCTGGGCATGGGCGGCGAACAGTGGACCCAGACCGTGCCCGAACGCGTCCTGCTCACCCTGCTCGGCGGACTGCTGGCGATGATCGCGTACGCCGTCTACCCGGCGTGGGAGACCCCGCGCCTGCGCACCCGCCTCGCGGACTGGCTTGCCGCGCAGGGCCGTTACGCCGCCGTGGTCTTCGACGCCTACGCCGACCCGGCGCTCAGGAAGGCCGCGGACGTCCGTGAGGCCCTGCTCACCGCGCGCACCGCCCGCGCGGCCTGGCACACGGCCGTGGCCCGCGCCACCGCCGAACCGGTCCGCCACCGGGGACTGTCCCGGACCGCGGCCGACGACGCCGAGGACGCGCTCGCCCAACTCGGCCGCGTCGCCATGCTCCTGGAGGCCCACCTGCCGGAACGCGGCGCGACCCCGGTCCCGGCAGCCGCCGGCTTCGCCGAGGCCCTGCGCGACTCCACCCAGCAGGGCGCCAAGGCCATCCGCGAGCGCCGGGTCCCGACCTGGGACGCGGTACGGGCCGCACTGGACGCCTGGGAGACGCAGAGGGCGGGGGAAGGGGGGAGGGCGGCGGAGACGGAGGCAGAAGTGGAGGCGGAGGCACCTTCCATCTCTGCCGCTGCCCCCGCTGACCCCGCTGCCCCCTCCACCCCGGACAACGACAAGTTCGTACGTGACGCGGCGCGCCTTGTCCTCGACGCCCTCATCGAGCTGTCCGAGGCTCTCGACACCGCCGTACCGCCCATGACGCTCGACGGGACGGCGGCGGTCGAGAAGACGGCCGGGGTCAGGAACCCAGACTCGCCGTAGGCAGTCCGGGCGGCAGGCCCTCGCCCTCGGACCGGGTGTACGTCTCCGAGCCGAAACCCTCCCAGGTGACCTTCAGGGTCGTGGAGTCGACGGAGTCCACCATGCCCTCGGCCCGGTCCTTGTTCCCGTCGGTGCACTTCAGCGCGATCATCCGCATGCCCGAGGTCTTGCCCGCGGTGCCGCTGCAGATGGAGCCGCTCGTCGAGAACAGGCCGGCCTCCTTGCCGGTGATCACCAGCGCCACGGCCTTGCCGCCCTTGGTGGTCAGCCAGTTGCCGTCCAGCCCGTCGGCCTCGGCCGTGCTGTCGCCCGAGCCGCCGCCGGTGTCCGCGGAGGCGGTGGGTGCCGTGCTCGTGCCGGACGGGGAGTCCTTGTCGCCGTCCCCGCCGTCACCACTGCAGCCTGTCGTCAGGACGAGCGTGGCCGCCAGTCCTGCCGCCGCGGCCGTGATCCGCGCGTGCCTGCGTGAGAAGGTCGGCGAAGTCACTGAAGCCTCCAGGGTGTGGCCGGACTGGTCGAATCGCAGCAAGTTACCAGCAGTACGTGGGTTCGCCGGCTGCGGGCCGGTGGGGGCGGACCGCGCCGTTCCCCGCGCCCCCACTCACCCCGGGGGCGCGGGGAACGGCGCGCTCGGCCCGGACGGGCCCGCCCCCAGAACCCAGCCGCAACCCCCACCCACCCAGGGGCGCGGGGAACTGCGCGGCCAGCCCCCACCGGCCCGCAGCCGAGGTCGACCCCCGCCAGAGCCCCGCCGAAGACCTCGCCAGAGCCCCCACCCCCTACCAGGAAGACTTCCGAACCCCCGGCAGGAAGCCTCGATGCGCCTGCTCCCGCAGATTCACCCGGGAAAGCCCGAACGCCCGCAAATACCCCCGTGGACGCCCGTCCACACTGTCCCGATTGCGCACCCGCACACCACTCGCGTCCCGCGGCTGCCGCCTCAACTCCCGCCCGGCGGCCAGCCGTTCCTCCTCCGTCGAGGACGGCCGGCGCACGATCTCCTTGAGCTCGGCCCGCCGCAGGGCGTACCGCGCCACGATCTCCCGCCGCGCCTCGTTCTTCGCGATCTTGCTCTTCTTCGCCATCAGACCCTCACCCCACGGGCCCGGATCCGGGACACGGCCGCTTCGACGCCGATGACGTCGACCGTCTTGATGCCCTTGGTGCTCAGCCTCAGCCGTACGTACCGGCCCTCACCCGGCAGCCAGTAGCGCTTGCTCTGGATGTTGGGGTCGAAGCGGCGCGAGGTGCGCCGGTGCGAGTGGGAGATGGAGTTGCCGAAACCCGGCCGGGTCCCGGTCAGCATGCAGTGTGCGGACATGGTGAGTGACGTACCTCTCTCGATCTCTTCCCGTTCCAGTTATTGGTAATGGGATTCGTTTTCATATACTAGCCACATGGCACGCAACGAACTCCGCCCGGTCGTCAAACTCCGGTCCACGGCCGGGACCGGCTACACCTACGTCACCCGCAAGAACCGCCGCAACGACCCCGACCGGCTGACCCTGCGCAAGTACGACCCGGTCGCAGGCCGCCACATCGACTTCCGAGAGGAGCGCTGAGCGTCATGCGCGAGGGAATCCATCCGGCGTACGGGCCCGTCGTCTTCCGGGACCGGGCCGCGAACCACGCCTTCCTGACCGGCTCGACCATGACGAGCGGGAAGACGATCGAGTGGGAGGACGGCAACACCTACCCGGTCGTCGACGTCGAGATCTCGAACGTGAGCCACCCCTTCTACACGGGGACGGCCCGCGTGATGGACACGGCCGGCCGAGTGGAGCGCTTCGAGCGCCGCTTCGGCAGCCGTGACGCCAGCCGTGACGCCAGGCGGGACACCGGGCGTGACGAGGCCGGGGCCGACAAGAGCGGGGAGCGCTGATGCTGTCCGTCGCCGTCGTCGGCGGACTGCACGCCGATGCGCGCAGGCAGGCGGTGGAGCGGCTGCTCGCCGACGTACCGGGCGCGGTGGCGCTGCACCACGACCTCGCCACGGCCGCCAAGGGCACCGTGGTCCGCACCGTCCGCGACCGCACCGGCATCGTCTCGGCCGGTGAGGCACCGCTGGTCAACGACTGCGCCTGCTGCGCCCTGCGCGAGGACCTGGTCCCGGAGCTGGAGCGGCTCGCGGCGGACGGCCTGACCCACCTCGCGATCGTCGAGCTCTGGGACTCGGTCGAGCCGAAGGCGATGGCCGAGGTGGTCGCGAGCGCGGGACTGCGGCTCACGGGCGTCATCACCGCGGTCGACCCCGCGCTGGTGCTCCCGTACCTCGCCAACGGCGACGACCTCGCCGACGCGGGCCTCGCCGCGGCCGTGACCGACCAGCGCACCGTCGCCGACACCTTCGCCCGCCAGCTGGAGTACGCCCCGGTGCTGGCCCTCGCCGCCTCGGAGGACGCGGACGACGAGGACCGGGCCCTGCTGGCCCAACTCCACCCGACCGCCCACAAGGTGCTGATCCTGCCTACCGTGGGCCCACAAGCCACTGACCCACAAGCCGCAGTCGCGGAACCGGCGGGTGCGGAACCGGTGGCCGCGGAGCCCGCGCGCTCCGCGCTGGCCGCCGCCGCGCTCGCCGGGTTCGACGTGGAGGCCGCCGCCGCTGCCCAGCATCCGGCCTGCGCGCTGCTGCCGGCCGAGGCGGACGAGTGCGGGGTCGCCACGCTCGTATGGCACCGGTGCCGGCCGTTCCACCCGGAGCGGCTCTACGCGGCGCTGGAGGATCTGGCCTGCGCGGCGGCGCGCAGTCGCGGCCGGTTCTGGCTCGCGGACCGGCCGGACACCCTGCTGCACTGGGACGCGGCCGGCGGCGCCCTGTGTGTGGAGGGCGCCGGACCCTGGATGGCGTCCCTGCCCGACGCGGCCTGGGACCTGGTGCCCCCGGTGCGCCGGGCCGCCGCCGCTCTGGACTGGCACCCGGAGCACGGCGACCGCTGCCAGCACCTCGTCTTCACCTCGCCCGGCCGGGACCGCGACGGGCTCGAACTGCTCCTGGAGTCCTGCCTGCTGACCGACGCGGAGTTCGCCGCGGGGCGCACCGCGTGGAAGCGGCTCCCGCCCGCCTTCGACATCCTCCTGGAGGTCTGACCCATGGCACGTACGGCACCTGCGGCGCGTACCGCACGTACGGCACGTGACTCCGGCCGCAAGCCGGTGCCCCGTCCCAACCCACTGGATGCGGCGAAGATCACGTACATCGACTACAAGGACACGGACCTGTTGAGGCGGTTCATCTCCGACCGCGGAAAGATTCGCAGTCGCAGGGTCACCCGGGTGTCCGCGCGGCAGCAGCGCCGGCTGGCCCGTGCGATCAAGAACGCCCGTGAGATGGCCCTGCTGCCCTACGCGTCGCGGTAGTCCCGGCCGCCACAGCGGCTTCGACAGGCCCCGGCAACCCCCGGTTTCCCAGGTCTCCCAAGGTCTCTGCGGCCTCCAGGGCCCCGTCGGCCCCTGCCTACCCGACGGCCCCGCCCCGCCCGTTCATTCATCGGGCGGGGCGGGGCCGTTTCGGAACAGGAAGGGCCCGGTGTGCGTCTCTTCCATGAACAGGGCTCGGAGTTGGAACGATTCGGGCTTCGCGACCGTCAAACCTGTAACCAGGAGAACACCCCCCGTGCACGTGCATCTGCCCATGCATCTGCATGTGAAGACAGCTATGATCCGGGGCAGTTGACCACTGCATCAATGGCAACAGACGCCAATGCACCACCGGGGAGCGACCTGTGGACCACGACGTGTACAACGGCATGGCTGCCACGGAGCTGCACGAGGCGGCCTGGCAGAAGAGCAGGCACAGCAACTCGCAGGGGTCCTGCGTGGAGTTCGCCCGGCTGCCGGGCGGCGAAGTGGCCGTGCGCAACTCGCGCTTCCCCGACGGCCCGGCTCTCGTATACACACGCGCGGAGATCGAGGCCATGCTTCTGGGCGTCAAGGACGGCGAGTTCGACCATCTGATCGCGGGCTGACGGCCGGAAACGTCCGGGCGGCCCGGGGTGCGAGCGGGCGATCGGCGCGTCCCGCGGGCCCCGTGGGACCCTCGGACGCGTAACGCGCGTAGAACCGCGGCGCGAAAAAAGCGCCGCGGTCCGTCACGCGGAGGGGCCCAGCCGGAACAGGGCCCACACGACCTTGCCGTTGAGCGTGCCGGCCAGCGGGTGCCATCCCCAGCTGTCGGCGAAGGACTCGACCAGGAACAGGCCGCGCCCCGACTCCGCCGAGAAGTCGTCGGAGTCGCCCGCGACCGGGCTGTCGTGACTGGGGTCGCGCACCGCGCACACGACTCTCTCGGTCCACCGCATCAGGTGCAGCCGCACGGGCGGGTCCTGGTCGGCCGAGCGAGGGGTGTCCGCGGGCAGCGCGTGCCGCAGTGCGTTGGTGACGAGTTCCGAGACCACCAGACAGACGTCGTCGAAGCGGTTGCCCACGTCCCACTGGTCCAGCGTGCGGCGGGTGAACTGCCGTGCGTCGCGCACCGCTTCGTAACGGGGCGGGAGGGCGCAGGAGGCGGCGTTGGACACGGCGGCCGGGTCCAGTGGCGGAAGCCCCTGTCGTAACGGCTCCAGCATGGTCGATCCATTCGTCCCCATGCGAGGCACTCCCGGGGTTCGCGGTCGTTGCGATGCAGCGGTGGCGCGAGACCATCGTTCCGCCTGCGTTCGGCAGATGCAAGGGCAGATGCACGTGCACGCGCCCGAATTGGACCTTCCCATACCGCTTCTTGGTGCTTTTTTCCGCCACCGGACCCCCACATTTCTCGGTCTGGCTTGTCTTCTCCTTGTCGTTTCCTGTGTAACTCCCTTGAAAGCTTGCCGTTTCTGTAACCGAACGAGTACTGCTTGAAGTGTTTTAGTGGCAGACTGCGGCCCTTGAAGACGGGTTGGGGAGGCTGGC is a genomic window of Streptomyces sp. NBC_00414 containing:
- a CDS encoding DUF2786 domain-containing protein, whose product is MSSTSSTVERAFAAALYADSDAALDTGASLLAADPASDAELARRGEEFVAAAWRRGWQPADVVRVVRRELDDVHERLVSELVLAEARRDRAPRSPRWAAQLEELAAGPGTPRADRADRFQYATAALELYRLLLRLPTLEPLDAHVPRPSGGTAAPRDTRMLTRIRALLAKAEATGFPEEAEALSAKAQELMARHSIDGALLAARTHAKDAPGACRIGVDPPYETAKAVLLDAVAGANRCRAVWIEALGFSTVVGFEPDLEAVELLYTSLLVQATTAMTKAEAAQRAGGRKRTKSFRQSFLAAYAHRIGDRLADAAEGQVTATEGETAATRGELLPVLAARDVAVTEEAERMFPDTVTTRMRGVNDAAGWEEGAAAADRAQVRARPPLRRP
- a CDS encoding bifunctional 3'-5' exonuclease/DNA polymerase codes for the protein MTGRWALAPAEDGGVELAPLGPDGLPAGPLLREPDLAESVRSRPDVTRWVWRATAEVYPRLRAEGVRVERCYDLEAAETLLLGHEGRLGEPRSAAAALARLRGGPVPPDPPQRSAEPGSQSSLFEPRPGPGSHVSLAQLIEVYGDQQRRHDATARPERMRLLTASESAGMLVATEMNETGLPWSTDVHREVLHELLGERYAGGGEPRRLAELTEEVSAAFGRRVRPDLPADVVKAFAQAGIKVKSTRRWEIETIDHPAVKPLVEYKKLYRIWVAHGWSWLQDWVRDGRFRPEYQAGGTVTGRWVTNGGGALQIPKVIRRAAVADPGWRLVVADADQMEPRVLAAISRDPGLMEVAGRESDLYQSVSDRAFSGDRAQAKLAVLGAVYGQTSGDGLKNLAQLRRRFPKAVAYVDDAARAGEEGRLVRTWLGRTCPPAAGSDSSGEEAGIPDSEQTGGGGPGGAGEGAEQEGAQDWVPGYASSNSRARGRFARNFVVQGSAADWTLLVLAGLRRACRDMAAELVFFQHDEVMVHCPAEEADAVVLAIREAAEEAGRLTFGQTPVRFPFTTAVVKCYADAK
- a CDS encoding type B 50S ribosomal protein L31 translates to MREGIHPAYGPVVFRDRAANHAFLTGSTMTSGKTIEWEDGNTYPVVDVEISNVSHPFYTGTARVMDTAGRVERFERRFGSRDASRDARRDTGRDEAGADKSGER
- a CDS encoding Clp protease N-terminal domain-containing protein, encoding MTTNPRVTTSVRLDDLIEAIKKVHEDALDQLQDAVIAADHLGDVADHLIGHFVDQARRSGASWTDIGRSMGVTRQAAQKRFVPKAESDLDPSQGFSRYTPRARNVVVVSQEEARNAGNDQIRTEHLILGLIAESEGLGAQAITAQGITLDAVREAATAALPPRAESLPALIPFDSNAKKSLELTFREALRLGHNYIGTEHILLALLEHEDGAGLLSGLGVDKTAVEANIAKALEKVRKSLQEDRPAR
- the rpsN gene encoding 30S ribosomal protein S14; translation: MAKKSKIAKNEARREIVARYALRRAELKEIVRRPSSTEEERLAAGRELRRQPRDASGVRVRNRDSVDGRPRGYLRAFGLSRVNLREQAHRGFLPGVRKSSW
- a CDS encoding DUF4232 domain-containing protein; amino-acid sequence: MRTLPIAVTALAATLALTLTACGGDDGDGGDKKTGGGKNGSSASSTACAADKLGQEVVASEAPAAGDTGTVSVTLTNGSGADCTLKGFPTVGLDAGGTALSVAPEKSAEPEKLTVQKDETVGFTITYVRGPAGDAQKAAAVKTVEYKLPGADAELSFAWKYGEVSLRSEGEPDASVTPVQRTGD
- the rpmG gene encoding 50S ribosomal protein L33, encoding MARNELRPVVKLRSTAGTGYTYVTRKNRRNDPDRLTLRKYDPVAGRHIDFREER
- a CDS encoding FUSC family protein, with the translated sequence MSWRRALKDTARSGLAVEKTRLEPLVAVRGAVGLAIVIAVSLWAFGPAAAASSAFGAFQAAIATFQRSWRPRPELALASGTSLAVSTFLGYLTISQEPLFLALLVVWTFAAGMSWAAGPTIGLIASSNVAIMLVTVTLPTSVAQAAGHAAMMIVGGVVQAALIVLFPVRRWGAHRDALADALAAEADYARRLRHDPLASFDPLPLMEARNAAAVTPRQARRRPAELHGARGIAERIRPVLASLADPAMGVPAEGHARDRVRELLNAAGAILDAAAHAIRRGEPVKVPAAALATFRTPDTGSILTGRPYRAASRLNTLLQDVLETAGGSSPKSTPEPALKGTRAGTPSARSRPTLLALIPTALQAMRKEFSRGSPITRHATRVSAVAAVGYVLGTALPLGHGYWAPLTSVMVMRPDFSQTYSRAVARLGGTVVGVAVATAVVRLADPGTYLSGTLAVVSAALMYLLMRTGQFAAQGCIAAYVVFLLGMGGEQWTQTVPERVLLTLLGGLLAMIAYAVYPAWETPRLRTRLADWLAAQGRYAAVVFDAYADPALRKAADVREALLTARTARAAWHTAVARATAEPVRHRGLSRTAADDAEDALAQLGRVAMLLEAHLPERGATPVPAAAGFAEALRDSTQQGAKAIRERRVPTWDAVRAALDAWETQRAGEGGRAAETEAEVEAEAPSISAAAPADPAAPSTPDNDKFVRDAARLVLDALIELSEALDTAVPPMTLDGTAAVEKTAGVRNPDSP
- the rpmB gene encoding 50S ribosomal protein L28; amino-acid sequence: MSAHCMLTGTRPGFGNSISHSHRRTSRRFDPNIQSKRYWLPGEGRYVRLRLSTKGIKTVDVIGVEAAVSRIRARGVRV